The Acidovorax sp. RAC01 genomic sequence GCTGAGCTTTATCGGCCGCGAAGTCTATGGCTTCGACGCTTCTGAACAACTGATTGCGCAAGCCCAACGTTTCCATCCCGAGTTAGTAGGCCGGTTCAGCCTAGGTGCTCTGCCTGATTGCGACGTCCCTTTCGACGGACAGTTTGATGGAGTTCTGTGCTCGGCGGTCCTCATGCATGTGCCTGTGCACATGCAGCCTGCGGCGATCGATTTTGTGCGCCGCTGCCTCAAGCCTGGGGGCCGCTTTCTCTACTCGGTACCGACCCGGCGTGACGATGCGAGCGCTCATGACCATAGAGATGCAGCAGGCCGACTTTTCATTCCGGATGCTTCTGGACATCTGCGACACCTCTGTCAGAGCGCAGGATTCAGCTTTGTTCAAGAATGGAACAACAGTGACAGCCTCGGTCGCGACCAAGTGGAATGGACTGAATCGCCCCGGGTTCCGCGGAGGCTGTTTGGTTTAAGTCAGGTCACCACAGCAGTGGCCTGATTGGCGAATTGCCGGTAGTAGTTTGCCTCAGCCTCAGCAGGCGGGATATACCCGATGGGTTCGAGCAGGCGATGGTGGTTGAACCATGACACCCATTCGAGGGTTGCAAACTCCACCGCCTCCTTGGTTTTCCAGGGTGCCCGGCGGTGGATGAGTTCTGCCTTGTACAGGCCATTGATGGTTTCCGCCAAGGCGTTGTCGTAGCTGTCGCCCTTGCTCCCTACCGATGGCTCGATGCCTGCTTCTGCCAATCGCTCGGTATATCGAATACTGACGTATTGGGAACCTCTGTCCGAGTGACAGACCAGGCTGCCATTGCGCTCAGGCTGACGGGCATAGAGCGCTTGCTCCAGGGCGTCGAGCACGAAGTCGGTACGCATCGAATTGCTGACTCGCCAGCCCACGATGCGCCTGGCATACACATCAATGACGAAGGCCACGTACAGCCAGCCCTGCCAGGTCGAGACGTAGGTGAAGTCGCTGACCCACAGTTGGTTGGGCCTCTCTGCCCGGAACTGCCGGTTTACCCGGTCCAGCGGGCACGCAGCCTTGGCGTCACCGATGGTGGTGCGTACGACTTTGCCCCGCATCACTCCGCGCAGTCCCATGCTGCGCATCAGCCGCTCGACAGTACAGCGAGCTACGGTCACGCCTTCGCGCGCCAGTTGCCGCCACACCTTGTCGGCGCCGTAGACCTGCATGTTGGCCTGCCAGACGCGTTGAATCTGCGGCATCAGCAACTCGTCGCGTTTGGCACGGGCGCAGCGCTTGTGGGGCTGGCGCAGCAGCGCGGCATGACGTCGATACGCCGACGGGGCAACCTGCAGAACCTTGCAGAGCGGCTCGACCCCGAAAGCATTGCGATGCTGGTCGATGAAGGTCTTCAAGACTTCAGGCGGCGGTCGAGCTCCGCCTGGGCGAAAAACGCGCTGGCCAGCTTCAATATCTCGTTGGCCCGGCGCAGTTCCTTGACCTCGCGCTCCAACTCCTTGACCCGCTGTGCTTCGGCTGTGGTGACGCCTTCGCGCTTGCCTGCATCAACTTCGGTGCGCTTGACCCATTCGTTCAACGTTTGTGGCACGCAACCAATCTTGGGGGCAATGGATTCGATGGCTGCCCACAGTGACGGGTACTCCCCGCGCTGCTCCTGCACCATCCTCATTGCGCGCTCACGCACCTCGGGTGAGAACTTGTTCGTCTTCTTCATGGCTCAATCCTCTCAGAGTGTTGAGCCTCCTCAAAACCCGGGGCGATTCATCCTCTACGGCAGAAATACCGCCAGCTATAAGTTCGCCCTCGCGGAGGCGCTGTTGAAGCTGAGACCTGAGTCTGGGCAACTGGTGCGTTTGGAGGAATTGGCGCCGTACTTTGCGAGTTCCGTAGCGGAACATCTTGCCGCGGCTCCCAAGCAGATCACGACGCGCAACGGGCGAT encodes the following:
- a CDS encoding class I SAM-dependent methyltransferase, whose protein sequence is MRHSFFLCAVGSQNNEKYADHRALSSTGLYRTPMDPQTLAYYSVNAADVASRYESIVNGMSVHFEAAFPPGGRVLDVGCGSGRDMALLSFIGREVYGFDASEQLIAQAQRFHPELVGRFSLGALPDCDVPFDGQFDGVLCSAVLMHVPVHMQPAAIDFVRRCLKPGGRFLYSVPTRRDDASAHDHRDAAGRLFIPDASGHLRHLCQSAGFSFVQEWNNSDSLGRDQVEWTESPRVPRRLFGLSQVTTAVA
- a CDS encoding IS3 family transposase (programmed frameshift), translating into MKKTNKFSPEVRERAMRMVQEQRGEYPSLWAAIESIAPKIGCVPQTLNEWVKRTEVDAGKREGVTTAEAQRVKELEREVKELRRANEILKLASAFFAPGGARPPPEVLKTFIDQHRNAFGVEPLCKVLQVAPSAYRRHAALLRQPHKRCARAKRDELLMPQIQRVWQANMQVYGADKVWRQLAREGVTVARCTVERLMRSMGLRGVMRGKVVRTTIGDAKAACPLDRVNRQFRAERPNQLWVSDFTYVSTWQGWLYVAFVIDVYARRIVGWRVSNSMRTDFVLDALEQALYARQPERNGSLVCHSDRGSQYVSIRYTERLAEAGIEPSVGSKGDSYDNALAETINGLYKAELIHRRAPWKTKEAVEFATLEWVSWFNHHRLLEPIGYIPPAEAEANYYRQFANQATAVVT